The proteins below come from a single Rosa rugosa chromosome 2, drRosRugo1.1, whole genome shotgun sequence genomic window:
- the LOC133730460 gene encoding uncharacterized protein LOC133730460 — protein sequence MAYRAKVQATKKAQGSYADQYNLLESYAHELKKRNPGTSVWIATELDGELTRFKRIYICIEALKKGWREGCRPIIGLDGCHLKGVHKGQLLSAVGIDGNNGIYPIAWAIAEAESRKSWQWFLEFLKEDLDIHHSSHYSFMSDKQKGLEQVIKDLFPDSQHRHCVRHLHNNFKNDGHRGLELKQKLWAVARACTMSQYASAMEDMKKSSVGAWQWCLDRPAIHWSKSHFHEKFKCDVLLNNHSESFNKSILEARKKPILPCLEDIRMATMLRLANRRQSGPNWRCRVGPRVEKQLKKQADLAADYRPRESSDLRFEIQGRGVGCASGVVAQHSVALDMKSCTYKRWDISGLPCGHAIAAIYSKGRSPDEYVDDYFTKERYMKAYEPIMYPINGVQEWDMINRPIAPPLYRRQPGRPKMARNKEAGEVEPPAGLTKLPKVYYTQVKCGICKKKGHNRRTCLSRNQAPNDNDQSEPQHEEVQHQAVQQEVQNEGVPTDNVQQEVQAEESIPASDSVPFMQSQQSTNGNWATQDDDGMSGRKKSDISQSILCRLYLP from the exons ATGGCTTACAGAGCCAAGGTGCAGGCAACTAAGAAGGCTCAGGGAAGTTATGCAGACCAGTACAACCTCTTAGAAAGCTATGCACATGAATTGAAGAAAAGGAACCCAGGGACCTCAGTCTGGATAGCCACTGAGTTGGATGGGGAGTTGACTAGGTttaaaagaatatatatttgcATCGAGGCTCTGAAGAAAGGTTGGAGGGAGGGGTGCAGGCCCATAATAGGGCTGGATGGTTGTCACCTTAAGGGTGTACATAAGGGACAGCTTTTATCTGCAGTAGGAATAGACGGGAACAATGGTATATATCCCATTGCATGGGCAATAGCAGAAGCTGAAAGCAGAAAATCATGGCAGTGGTTTCTGGAATTTCTGAAGGAAGACTTGGATATACATCACTCAAGTCACTACTCATTCATGAGTGACAAGCAGAAAGGACTTGAGCAAGTAATTAAGGATCTGTTTCCAGACTCCCAACATCGACATTGTGTCAGACACCTGCATAACAATTTCAAGAATGATGGCCATAGAGGGTTGGAGTTGAAGCAGAAGCTATGGGCAGTGGCTAGAGCTTGTACAATGAGCCAGTATGCAAGTGCAATGGAAGACATGAAGAAGAGTTCAGTAGGAGCATGGCAGTGGTGCTTGGATAGGCCTGCTATACACTGGTCCAAGTCTCATTTTCATGAGAAATTCAAGTGTGATGTTCTGCTCAATAACCATAGTGAAAGCTTCAACAAAAGCATTCTAGAGGCAAGGAAGAAACCTATTCTCCCATGCTTGGAAGATATCAGAATGGCCACAATGTTGAGGTTGGCAAACAGGAGACAAAGTGGGCCAAATTGGAGGTGTAGAGTTGGCCCCAGGGTGGAGAAACAGTTGAAGAAACAAGCAGACTTGGCTGCTGATTATAGACCAAGGGAGTCAAGTGACCTCAGGTTTGAAATTCAAGGAAGAGGGGTGGGCTGTGCAAGTGGGGTGGTGGCACAACATTCTGTGGCTTTAGATATGAAGTCTTGTACCTATAAGAGATGGGATATTTCTGGTCTTCCTTGTGGCCATGCCATAGCTGCAATATACTCAAAGGGAAGGTCGCCAGATGAGTATGTCGATGACTACTTTACGAAGGAGAGATACATGAAGGCATATGAGCCAATCATGTACCCAATAAATGGAGTGCAAGAGTGGGATATGATAAACAGGCCTATTGCCCCACCTCTTTATAGGAGACAGCCTGGGAGACCTAAGATGGCTAGAAACAAAGAAGCAG GTGAAGTGGAACCACCAGCTGGATTAACCAAGCTGCCCAAAGTTTATTACACTCAAGTTAAATGTGGCATCTGTAAGAAGAAAGGCCACAATAGGAGGACATGTCTCAGCAGAAATCAG GCTCCAAATGATAATGACCAGTCTGAGCCTCAACATGAGGAGGTTCAACATCAGGCTGTGCAGCAGGAGGTTCAAAATGAGGGGGTGCCAACTGATAATGTGCAGCAGGAGGTTCAAGCTGAGGAAAGCATTCCAGCATCTGATTCTGTGCCTTTTATGCAGTCACAACAGTCCACCAATGGAAACTGGGCAACACAG GATGATGATGGGATGAGCGGTAGAAAGAAATCGGACATCAGCCAGTCAATTCTCTGTCGGCTGTACTTGCCTTGA
- the LOC133730462 gene encoding expansin-A23-like, with product MAMLKYLLTTASVFISLLVPGMRGDDMTTWFTGAHASLYGDMQGRGTMEGGCGYGDLNKREYNLQTAALSEALFNDGLACGACFAIMCVDDTKGCKPSAGSAVVTATDYCPPIYTKPPNGTNNWCNPPLKHFKLSMPMFTRIAEEKVGVVPVVYRRVPCAKEGGVKFQLFKGNSNLMRVLLYNVAGAGDVSNVKIKGSVISGWLQMSRIQGQTWETGTDLQGQSLSFQVTTSDGKMVEFDNVVDKTWQFGETFDGIKNF from the exons ATGGCTATGTTGAAGTATTTGCTTACAACAGCGTCCGTGTTCATCTCTCTTTTGGTTCCGGGCATGCGCGGTGACGACATGACGACTTGGTTTACTGGTGCACATGCGTCGTTGTACGGCGACATGCAGGGCAGAGGAACCATGG AGGGGGGATGCGGATATGGTGATCTCAATAAACGAGAATATAACCTGCAGACAGCAGCTCTCAGCGAAGCACTATTCAACGACGGCCTTGCTTGTGGCGCTTGTTTCGCCATCATGTGTGTCGATGATACGAAAGGGTGCAAACCCAGTGCTGGTTCTGCGGTAGTTACTGCAAccgattattgccccccaatttATACTAAGCCTCCCAATGGAACCAACAACTGGTGCAACCCACCATTGAAACACTTCAAGTTAAGCATGCCAATGTTCACAAGAATCGCAGAAGAAAAGGTTGGGGTGGTACCGGTTGTATATCGCAGAGTCCCGTGTGCTAAGGAGGGAGGGGTTAAGTTCCAATTATTCAAGGGAAACTCTAATTTGATGCGTGTGTTATTGTACAATGTCGCCGGTGCTGGTGATGTTTCTAATGTCAAAATTAAGGGCTCTGTTATTTCCGGTTGGCTTCAGATGTCACGAATTCAGGGACAAACTTGGGAGACTGGAACTGACTTACAAGGCCAAAGCTTGTCGTTCCAAGTTACTACTAGTGATGGAAAGATGGTAGAGTTTGATAATGTTGTTGACAAAACTTGGCAATTCGGTGAGACCTTTGATGGGATCAAGAATTTTTAG
- the LOC133732583 gene encoding DNA repair protein RAD51 homolog 2 isoform X2, with protein sequence MANKLINQMGLPKSIANVFAARNITTAKEALSLTEFELMEVLDVSMAQVTSAIARISEIACPPYQTVLSLMEHMGGHLSTQLKGLDQALCGGIPFGVLTELVGPAGIGKTQFCLKLALLASLPASCGGLDGHVIYIDVESKFSSTRLIEIGAKSFPEIFHTKGLAQEMAGRILVLRPTSLSEFTESLQQIKISLLQNQVKLLIIDSMAALVSGEHVQGATRQHLLGWHISFIKSLAEFSRIPVVVTNQVRSQSRDEICQYSFQAHSRQKTIEDYKGHDSHLVPALGIHWAHAVTIRLVLDAKSGLFRGILTCK encoded by the exons ATGGCGAACAAGCTCATCAACCAGATGGGCCTTCCCAAATCTATCGCCAACGTCTTCGCAGCTCGTAACATCACCACCGCCAAG GAAGCTTTGTCTCTGACCGAATTCGAATTAATGGAAGTGCTAGATGTGAGTATGGCACAAGTCACGTCTGCGATAGCTCGCATCAGTGAAATTGCATGTCCACCCTACCAAACT GTGCTCTCTCTAATGGAGCACATGGGTGGTCACCTTTCGACGCAGCTCAAAGGGCTAGACCAGGCCTTATGCGGTGGTATCCCATTTGGGGTTTTGACTGAGCTGGTTGGGCCTGCTGGGATTGGCAAAACACAG TTTTGCCTGAAGCTTGCATTGTTGGCTTCATTGCCGGCATCTTGTGGAGGTTTAGATGGTCATGTAATATATATCGATGTAGAATCCAAGTTTAGTTCAACAAG GCTGATAGAAATTGGAGCAAAGAGCTTCCCAGAAATATTTCACACAAAAGGACTGGCGCAAGAG ATGGCTGGTAGGATCCTTGTTTTGCGGCCGACATCACTTTCTGAATTCACTGAGAG TTTGCAACAAATCAAGATTTCACTCCTTCAAAACCAAGTGAAGTTGCTAATCATTGATAGCATGGCCGCTCTCGTTTCAGG GGAACATGTGCAAGGAGCTACTCGGCAACATTTATTGGGTTGGCATATCTCCTTTATTAA ATCACTTGCTGAATTTTCACGAATCCCTGTTGTTGTTACAAACCAAGTGAGATCTCAAAGTCGTGATGAAATCTGCCAGTATTCCTTTCAAG CGCATAGCAGGCAAAAGACTATAGAGGATTATAAAGGACATGATTCTCATCTTGTTCCTGCTTTGGGGATTCATTGGGCTCATGCTGTCACCATACGCCTTGTGCTTGATGCTAAATCTGGTTTGTTCAGAGGAA